From one Comamonas piscis genomic stretch:
- a CDS encoding LysR family transcriptional regulator, producing MSKLPDLEAWAIFAKVAETGSFARTAAELALSQATVSKAITRLEGRMKTSLFHRTSRRMALTDAGSSALERATRILQEGEAVEADITDRSTSLRGQIRIAAPMSFGIARLSPILPKFMKMHPDVELNLHFADEQVDLIRDRFDLALRIANLSDSSLIARSLCKVRILLVGSPAYFERHGHPTHPRDLAKHKGLQYSLARYGSSWRFRHARHGEYTQVMPIQMQVNNAEALQPALLAGMGLALQPSFLVWQELLDGSLQTAMPGWEADVLSLNIVTPPGRTRPARVQAFMDYAAQQFINEPWAELPPQMVENPLAD from the coding sequence ATGAGCAAGCTGCCTGACCTGGAGGCCTGGGCCATTTTTGCGAAGGTGGCCGAGACCGGATCCTTCGCGCGCACTGCTGCCGAGCTGGCGCTGTCGCAGGCAACGGTGTCGAAGGCCATTACGCGGCTGGAGGGGCGCATGAAGACCAGCCTGTTCCACCGCACCTCCCGCCGCATGGCGCTGACCGATGCTGGCAGCAGCGCGCTGGAACGGGCCACGCGGATCTTGCAGGAGGGCGAGGCGGTGGAGGCCGACATCACCGACCGCTCCACCAGCCTGCGCGGCCAGATCCGCATTGCCGCGCCGATGTCGTTTGGCATTGCGCGGCTGTCGCCGATCCTGCCCAAGTTCATGAAGATGCACCCGGATGTGGAGCTGAACCTGCACTTTGCCGACGAGCAGGTGGACCTGATCCGCGACCGCTTTGATTTGGCGCTGCGCATTGCCAACCTGAGCGATTCGAGCCTGATTGCGCGCAGCCTGTGCAAGGTGCGGATTTTGCTGGTGGGGTCACCGGCCTACTTTGAGCGCCACGGCCACCCGACGCATCCGCGCGATCTGGCCAAGCACAAGGGCCTGCAATACAGCCTGGCGCGCTATGGCAGCAGCTGGCGCTTTCGCCATGCGCGGCATGGTGAGTACACGCAGGTGATGCCGATACAGATGCAGGTCAACAATGCCGAGGCGCTGCAGCCCGCGCTGCTGGCCGGTATGGGCCTGGCCTTGCAGCCCTCGTTTCTGGTGTGGCAGGAGCTGCTCGATGGCAGCCTGCAGACCGCCATGCCGGGCTGGGAGGCCGATGTGCTGTCGCTGAACATCGTCACCCCGCCGGGCCGCACCCGGCCCGCGCGCGTGCAGGCTTTTATGGACTATGCCGCCCAGCAGTTCATCAACGAGCCCTGGGCGGAGCTGCCGCCGCAGATGGTGGAGAACCCGCTGGCCGATTGA
- a CDS encoding amidohydrolase, whose amino-acid sequence MTTSSPDTIFHNGRFTTLSKAQPTASAVAIRDGKFVAVGSDAEVLALASSGTRKIDLQGRSALPGLFDNHTHVIRGGLNFNMELRWDGVRSLADALEMLRQQVAITPAPQWVRVVGGFTEHQFVEKRLPTLAEINAIAPDTPVFLLHMYDRALLNAAALRAVGFHRDTPQPPGGEIVRDSQGNPQGLLLAKPNATILYSTLAKGPKLPFEYQVNSTRHFMRELNRLGVTGVIDAGGGSQNYPDDYQVIEELNQQGQITVRLAYNLFTQKPKEEKDDFLQWTQSVKYKQGNDYFRHNGAGEMLVYSAADFEDFRQPRPDMPPQMETELEDVVRVLVQNQWPWRLHATYDETISRALDVFEKVHQETPIDGLNWFFDHAETISDRSIDRIAALGGGIAVQHRMAYQGEYFAERYGHKAIEATPPVKKILEKGVKVSAGTDATRVASYNPWVSLSWMVTGKTVGGMQMYPERNLLDRETALRMWTENVAWFSNEEGARGRIQVGQFADLIVPSKDYFQVPEDEISFLTSDLTVVGGRVVYGAGSFARHDDNPLPPAMPDWSPVRRFGGYGAWGEPDGAGKNSLNPARYRSLAAACGCSSQCGMHGHQHANAWGSQVPASDMQGFFGALGCSCWMS is encoded by the coding sequence ATGACCACCTCCAGCCCCGACACCATTTTTCACAACGGCCGCTTCACCACCTTGAGCAAGGCCCAGCCCACGGCCAGTGCCGTGGCCATCCGCGATGGCAAGTTTGTGGCGGTGGGCAGTGATGCCGAGGTGCTGGCGCTGGCCAGCAGCGGCACCCGCAAGATTGACTTGCAAGGCCGCAGTGCGCTGCCCGGACTGTTTGACAACCACACCCATGTGATCCGGGGCGGTCTGAACTTCAACATGGAACTGCGCTGGGACGGGGTGCGCTCGCTGGCCGATGCGCTGGAGATGCTGCGCCAGCAGGTGGCGATCACGCCGGCGCCGCAGTGGGTGCGCGTGGTCGGCGGTTTTACCGAGCACCAGTTTGTTGAAAAGCGCCTGCCGACCCTGGCCGAGATCAACGCGATTGCGCCGGACACCCCCGTGTTCCTCCTGCATATGTATGACCGCGCCTTGCTCAATGCTGCTGCGCTGCGCGCCGTGGGCTTCCACCGCGATACGCCCCAGCCACCGGGCGGAGAGATTGTGCGCGACAGCCAAGGCAACCCGCAGGGCCTGCTGCTGGCCAAGCCCAATGCCACCATCCTGTATTCCACCTTGGCCAAGGGCCCCAAGCTGCCCTTCGAGTACCAGGTGAACTCTACGCGCCACTTCATGCGCGAGCTCAACCGCCTGGGCGTCACCGGTGTCATCGATGCCGGTGGCGGCTCGCAGAACTACCCCGATGACTACCAAGTCATCGAAGAGCTCAACCAGCAAGGCCAGATCACCGTGCGCCTGGCCTACAACCTGTTCACGCAAAAGCCCAAGGAAGAGAAGGACGACTTTCTGCAGTGGACCCAGTCGGTCAAGTACAAGCAGGGCAACGACTACTTCCGCCACAACGGCGCAGGCGAAATGCTGGTGTACTCGGCCGCCGACTTTGAAGACTTCCGCCAGCCCCGCCCCGACATGCCCCCGCAGATGGAGACCGAGCTGGAAGATGTCGTGCGCGTGCTGGTGCAAAACCAATGGCCTTGGCGCCTGCATGCCACCTATGACGAGACCATCAGCCGCGCGCTCGATGTGTTTGAAAAGGTACACCAGGAAACCCCCATCGACGGCCTGAACTGGTTCTTTGACCATGCCGAAACCATCTCCGACCGCTCAATCGACCGCATCGCTGCGCTGGGTGGCGGCATTGCCGTGCAGCACCGCATGGCCTACCAGGGCGAGTACTTTGCCGAGCGCTATGGCCACAAGGCGATAGAAGCCACCCCGCCCGTCAAGAAGATTCTGGAAAAAGGCGTCAAGGTCTCCGCCGGCACCGATGCCACGCGGGTGGCCTCGTACAACCCCTGGGTGTCGTTGTCCTGGATGGTCACCGGCAAGACCGTCGGCGGCATGCAGATGTACCCCGAGCGCAACCTGCTCGACCGCGAAACCGCACTGCGCATGTGGACCGAAAACGTGGCCTGGTTCTCCAACGAGGAAGGTGCGCGTGGCCGCATCCAGGTGGGCCAGTTTGCCGACCTGATCGTGCCGAGCAAGGACTACTTCCAGGTGCCCGAAGATGAAATCTCCTTCCTTACCTCGGACCTGACCGTGGTCGGTGGCCGGGTGGTGTATGGCGCAGGCAGCTTTGCCCGCCATGACGACAACCCCCTGCCCCCTGCGATGCCTGACTGGTCGCCCGTGCGCCGCTTTGGTGGCTATGGCGCCTGGGGCGAGCCCGACGGTGCGGGCAAAAACTCGCTGAACCCCGCCCGCTACCGCAGCCTGGCTGCTGCCTGCGGCTGCAGCAGCCAATGCGGCATGCATGGCCACCAGCATGCCAATGCCTGGGGCTCCCAGGTGCCGGCGTCCGACATGCAAGGCTTCTTTGGCGCACTGGGCTGCTCCTGCTGGATGTCCTGA
- a CDS encoding VOC family protein, which translates to MFSHIMLGTSDLEKSRQFYDAFLAELGVPAGAANKNRYFWRANGGTFSVSTPINGEAASIGNGSTTGFAASSTEQVDKAHAVGVAHGGVACEDPPGWRGEGPAALYLAYLRDPDGNKLCLAYRQPKV; encoded by the coding sequence ATGTTCAGCCACATCATGCTCGGCACCAGCGATCTGGAGAAATCACGCCAGTTCTACGACGCCTTCCTCGCCGAGCTGGGCGTGCCCGCAGGCGCCGCCAACAAGAACCGCTATTTCTGGCGTGCCAATGGCGGCACCTTCAGCGTCAGCACCCCCATCAATGGCGAGGCAGCCAGCATCGGCAATGGCAGCACCACCGGCTTTGCCGCCAGCAGCACCGAGCAGGTGGACAAGGCCCATGCCGTGGGCGTTGCCCATGGTGGCGTCGCCTGCGAAGACCCACCCGGCTGGCGCGGCGAGGGCCCTGCCGCCCTGTACCTGGCCTACCTGCGTGACCCGGACGGCAACAAGCTCTGCCTGGCTTACCGCCAGCCCAAGGTCTAA
- a CDS encoding pirin family protein, with protein MIERRSFDSLGGANHGWLDAKHHFSFADYRDAQRVNWGALRVWNDDTIAPQTGFPPHAHADMEIITYVREGAITHEDSLGNRGRTEAGDVQVMSAGSGVRHSEYNLESTTTRIFQIWILPDRQGDKPSWGAKPFPKGDRSGKFVTLASGMDGDGDALPIRANARVLGATIKAGESLDYGFEHADRYGYLVLAKGSASLNGVALSNRDGAAIHGETTIRITATEDTEIVLVDAPALN; from the coding sequence ATGATTGAACGACGCAGCTTTGACAGCCTGGGCGGTGCCAACCACGGTTGGCTCGATGCCAAGCACCACTTCTCTTTTGCAGACTACCGTGACGCCCAGCGCGTGAACTGGGGCGCTCTGCGGGTCTGGAACGATGACACCATCGCGCCGCAAACCGGCTTCCCGCCCCACGCCCATGCCGACATGGAAATCATCACCTATGTCCGTGAAGGTGCCATCACCCACGAAGACAGCCTGGGCAACCGGGGCCGCACCGAAGCCGGTGATGTGCAAGTGATGAGCGCTGGCAGCGGCGTGCGCCACTCGGAATACAACCTGGAGTCCACGACGACCCGCATCTTCCAGATCTGGATCTTGCCCGACCGCCAAGGTGACAAGCCCAGCTGGGGTGCCAAGCCCTTCCCCAAGGGCGACCGCAGCGGCAAGTTCGTGACCCTGGCCAGCGGCATGGACGGTGATGGCGATGCGCTGCCCATCCGTGCCAATGCCCGGGTGCTGGGCGCCACGATCAAGGCCGGCGAAAGTCTGGACTACGGTTTTGAACATGCCGACCGCTATGGCTACCTGGTTCTTGCCAAGGGCAGTGCCTCGCTCAACGGTGTGGCGCTGTCCAACCGCGATGGTGCCGCCATCCATGGCGAAACCACGATCCGCATCACCGCCACGGAAGACACCGAAATCGTGCTGGTGGATGCACCGGCCCTGAACTAA
- a CDS encoding MFS transporter, with amino-acid sequence MTHPHPDHPPAPPPASASTTSGSFVPLQQKLFAVLWIATVVGNTGSFVRDVASAWLMTDLSPSPTAVALVQAAASAPAFLLAIPAGVLSDILDRRKFLIAIQVLLACVSISLMTLSAMGMQTVGSLVALTFLGGIGAALMGPTWQAIVPELVAKRDLKSAVALNSLGINIARAIGPALGGIVLAGLGASVTYGVDVISYAFVIAALLWWPRPKAEQDDLSERFAGAFRAGLRYARSSRELHVVLLRAFLFFALASSVWALLPLVARQLLGGGAGFYGVLLGAVGVGAIGGAFLLPKLRARLSSDGLLLMSALVSAAVMAFLAMSPPQWAAVLALLLLGQSWITALTTLNGVAQAILPNWVRGRALAVYLTVFNGAMTFGSLSWGFTAKAMGVPNTLLIGAVGLVVMGLIAHRIKLPEGEADLVPSNHWPEPLTANPVDKDRGPVMIQIRYHVAKDNHAPFLKALARLSAARRRDGAYTWGIVQDTASEDHFMEWFQVESWAEHLRQHKRVTHSDADVQSEVAQYHQGSEPPVVQHFLSVNHPAQGHA; translated from the coding sequence ATGACCCACCCCCATCCCGACCATCCCCCGGCGCCGCCACCAGCCTCGGCCAGCACCACCAGTGGCAGCTTTGTCCCCTTGCAGCAAAAGTTGTTTGCCGTGCTGTGGATCGCCACTGTCGTCGGCAACACCGGCAGCTTTGTGCGCGATGTGGCCAGCGCCTGGCTGATGACCGACCTCTCGCCGTCGCCGACGGCAGTCGCGCTGGTGCAGGCAGCAGCCTCGGCCCCGGCCTTTCTGCTGGCCATCCCGGCAGGCGTGCTGTCCGACATCCTGGACCGCCGCAAGTTTCTGATCGCCATCCAGGTGCTGCTGGCCTGCGTCAGCATCAGCTTGATGACCTTGTCGGCGATGGGCATGCAGACGGTGGGCTCGCTGGTCGCGCTGACCTTTCTGGGTGGCATTGGCGCCGCACTGATGGGTCCGACTTGGCAGGCCATCGTGCCCGAGCTGGTCGCCAAGCGGGACCTCAAATCAGCGGTGGCACTCAACTCGCTGGGCATCAATATTGCCCGCGCCATTGGCCCGGCTTTGGGCGGCATTGTGCTGGCCGGCCTGGGGGCCTCGGTCACCTACGGGGTGGATGTCATCAGCTACGCCTTTGTGATTGCCGCACTGCTGTGGTGGCCCCGCCCCAAGGCGGAGCAAGACGACCTGAGCGAGCGCTTTGCTGGCGCCTTCCGTGCCGGCCTGCGCTATGCCCGCTCCAGCCGCGAGCTGCATGTGGTGCTGCTGCGTGCCTTCCTGTTCTTTGCACTGGCCAGCTCGGTCTGGGCGCTGCTGCCCCTGGTGGCCCGCCAACTGCTGGGCGGTGGGGCCGGCTTCTACGGCGTGCTGCTGGGCGCCGTCGGTGTCGGTGCGATTGGCGGTGCCTTCCTGCTGCCCAAGCTGCGTGCCCGTCTGTCGTCCGATGGCCTGCTGCTGATGTCGGCCTTGGTCTCCGCTGCCGTGATGGCCTTCCTGGCGATGTCGCCACCCCAATGGGCTGCCGTGCTGGCACTGCTGCTGCTGGGCCAGTCCTGGATCACCGCGCTCACCACCCTCAACGGCGTTGCCCAGGCCATTCTGCCCAACTGGGTGCGGGGCCGTGCGCTGGCCGTCTACCTGACCGTCTTCAACGGCGCGATGACCTTCGGCAGCCTGAGCTGGGGCTTTACCGCCAAGGCCATGGGCGTTCCCAACACCTTGCTGATCGGCGCCGTGGGCCTCGTCGTCATGGGCCTGATCGCCCACCGCATCAAACTGCCCGAAGGCGAGGCCGACCTGGTCCCATCCAACCACTGGCCCGAGCCGCTGACCGCCAACCCGGTCGACAAAGACCGGGGCCCGGTGATGATCCAGATCCGCTACCACGTGGCCAAGGACAACCACGCACCTTTCCTCAAGGCCCTCGCCCGCCTGTCTGCCGCCCGCCGCCGCGATGGCGCCTACACCTGGGGCATCGTGCAGGACACCGCCTCCGAGGACCACTTTATGGAGTGGTTCCAGGTCGAATCCTGGGCCGAGCACCTGCGCCAGCACAAGCGGGTGACCCATAGCGATGCCGATGTACAAAGCGAAGTGGCGCAGTACCACCAGGGCAGCGAGCCACCTGTGGTCCAGCATTTCCTGTCGGTGAACCACCCCGCCCAAGGCCATGCCTGA
- a CDS encoding hydrolase, which translates to MTNKAFLEVLTPANSQMIFIDQQPQMAFGVQSIDRQTLKNNVVGLAKAAKVFSVPTTITTVETNSFSGHTYPELLNVFPGNPLLERTSMNSWDDQNVRDALAANVAKGHKKIIVSGLWTEVCNTTFALSAMHDAGYEIYMVSDASGGTSLEAHNQAMQRMVQAGVVPVTWQQVLLEWQRDWAKRETYDAVMDIVREHSGAYGMGVDYAYTMVHKAPERAQHGNTIGPKPAV; encoded by the coding sequence ATGACCAACAAAGCATTCCTCGAAGTCCTGACCCCCGCCAACAGCCAGATGATCTTCATCGACCAGCAGCCCCAGATGGCCTTCGGCGTGCAGTCCATCGACCGCCAGACCCTGAAGAACAACGTGGTGGGCCTGGCCAAGGCGGCCAAGGTGTTCAGCGTGCCAACGACGATCACGACGGTCGAGACCAACAGCTTCTCCGGCCACACCTACCCCGAGCTGCTGAATGTGTTCCCCGGCAACCCCCTCCTGGAGCGCACCTCGATGAACTCCTGGGACGACCAGAATGTGCGTGATGCGCTGGCCGCCAACGTCGCCAAGGGCCACAAGAAGATCATCGTCTCCGGTCTGTGGACGGAGGTTTGCAACACCACCTTTGCACTGAGCGCCATGCATGACGCCGGCTACGAGATCTACATGGTGTCCGATGCCTCCGGCGGCACCTCGCTCGAAGCGCACAACCAAGCCATGCAGCGCATGGTGCAAGCCGGTGTCGTGCCCGTCACCTGGCAACAGGTGCTGCTGGAATGGCAGCGTGACTGGGCCAAGCGCGAGACCTATGACGCCGTGATGGACATCGTGCGCGAGCACTCCGGTGCCTACGGCATGGGCGTGGACTACGCCTACACGATGGTGCACAAGGCGCCAGAGCGTGCACAGCACGGCAACACCATCGGCCCCAAGCCCGCTGTTTAA
- a CDS encoding phosphotransferase family protein, with protein MSTAAHSPQALADLLQPYLQRLGLSNGEPVAVSVLAGGQSNPTYKLQVGSRQMVLRKQPAGSLVAGAHAIDREHRVMQALAGTAVPVPRMLAYCDDAELLGTPFYLMDFLDGRVLVDPALPDMQPAERGALYNEMNRVIAALHQLDPATLGLASYGRPGGYVARQTKRWSQQTQQLSVAIDPAMQRLMDWLPQHLPQAEETTLVHGDYRLDNLVWHRTEPQIIGVLDWELSTLGDPLADLAYHGMAWRVPPALWRGMGGCDLAALGIPDERQYLALYAERTGRDPGPLWEYYLAFNLFRMAAILYGIAQRAADGTAAAADAVATGAKAGPLAALGWQCAQAFERG; from the coding sequence GTGAGCACGGCCGCGCACAGCCCGCAGGCGCTGGCGGATTTGCTGCAGCCTTATCTGCAGCGCCTGGGCCTGTCGAATGGCGAGCCGGTTGCCGTCAGCGTGCTGGCGGGCGGCCAGTCCAACCCCACCTACAAGCTGCAGGTGGGCAGCCGGCAGATGGTGCTGCGCAAGCAGCCCGCCGGCAGCCTGGTGGCCGGCGCACATGCGATTGACCGCGAGCACCGGGTGATGCAGGCGCTGGCCGGCACGGCCGTGCCCGTGCCGCGCATGCTGGCCTACTGCGACGATGCCGAGTTGCTGGGTACGCCGTTCTACCTGATGGACTTTCTGGACGGCCGGGTGCTGGTGGACCCGGCCTTGCCCGACATGCAGCCGGCCGAGCGCGGCGCGCTGTACAACGAAATGAACCGCGTGATTGCCGCGCTTCACCAGCTGGACCCCGCTACCTTGGGCCTCGCCAGCTATGGCCGCCCGGGCGGCTATGTAGCGCGGCAAACCAAGCGCTGGAGCCAGCAAACCCAGCAGCTCAGCGTAGCGATCGACCCTGCGATGCAGCGGCTGATGGACTGGCTCCCCCAGCATCTGCCCCAGGCTGAAGAAACCACCTTGGTGCATGGCGACTACCGGCTGGACAACCTTGTCTGGCACCGCACGGAGCCGCAGATCATCGGCGTGCTGGACTGGGAGCTGTCCACCTTGGGCGATCCGCTGGCCGACCTGGCCTACCACGGCATGGCCTGGCGCGTGCCGCCCGCGCTGTGGCGCGGCATGGGTGGCTGTGATCTGGCGGCCTTGGGCATCCCTGACGAGCGCCAGTACCTGGCGCTGTATGCCGAGCGCACCGGCCGCGACCCGGGCCCTCTCTGGGAGTACTACCTGGCCTTCAACCTGTTCCGCATGGCCGCCATCCTCTACGGCATTGCGCAGCGCGCCGCCGATGGCACGGCCGCTGCCGCCGATGCGGTGGCAACGGGCGCCAAGGCCGGCCCGCTGGCGGCGCTGGGCTGGCAATGTGCGCAGGCTTTTGAGCGCGGCTGA
- a CDS encoding DMT family transporter, with translation MNLQNTFGPQAASHLRLIGMALLWGASWPSGRMVAQHMPPLAASSLRFVLAALVLLVWLYASGGMAGLRHWSPKRWLGMVAAAATGVFGYAACFLSGLQYLPASKAALVITLNPVLTLLLAVWIFKERINRTIALGMVLAALGAVLVISHGDPAQLLAGGLGHGELLILGCVACWVSYTLLGRAILAGVDALSTTAVTATIGAVMLLVASLVVEGPQGMAQAFDAGLPAWGALLFLAWGSTALAYAWYFDGVKALGAGAASGYITLVPVIGVACSALLLGEQIDASMLAGGAMAIVGTGVMNWGRRAPPVPAAAVAAR, from the coding sequence ATGAATTTACAAAATACCTTCGGCCCGCAGGCCGCCTCGCACCTGCGTTTGATTGGCATGGCTTTGCTCTGGGGTGCCTCCTGGCCCAGTGGCCGCATGGTGGCCCAGCACATGCCGCCGCTGGCCGCGTCAAGCCTGCGTTTTGTGCTGGCGGCCCTGGTGCTGCTGGTCTGGCTGTATGCCTCAGGCGGCATGGCCGGGCTCCGGCACTGGTCGCCCAAGCGTTGGCTGGGCATGGTGGCCGCGGCTGCCACGGGCGTGTTTGGCTACGCCGCCTGCTTTTTGAGCGGCCTGCAGTACCTGCCCGCCAGCAAGGCGGCGCTGGTCATCACGCTCAACCCGGTGCTGACCTTGCTGCTGGCGGTATGGATTTTCAAGGAACGCATCAACCGCACGATCGCGTTGGGCATGGTGCTGGCCGCTCTCGGTGCCGTGCTGGTCATCTCGCATGGCGATCCGGCCCAGCTGCTGGCCGGTGGCCTGGGCCATGGCGAGCTGCTGATTCTGGGCTGCGTGGCCTGCTGGGTCAGCTATACATTGCTGGGCCGGGCCATTCTGGCGGGGGTCGATGCGCTGTCCACCACCGCCGTCACCGCCACCATCGGCGCGGTCATGCTGCTGGTCGCCAGCCTGGTGGTCGAAGGGCCGCAGGGCATGGCCCAGGCCTTCGATGCCGGCCTGCCCGCTTGGGGAGCGCTGCTGTTCCTGGCCTGGGGCTCTACCGCGCTGGCCTATGCCTGGTACTTTGATGGCGTCAAGGCGCTGGGCGCCGGCGCGGCATCGGGCTATATCACCCTGGTGCCGGTGATTGGCGTGGCCTGCTCGGCGCTGTTGCTGGGCGAGCAGATCGATGCATCGATGCTGGCCGGCGGTGCGATGGCGATTGTCGGCACCGGGGTGATGAACTGGGGCCGGCGCGCGCCGCCGGTGCCAGCAGCTGCCGTAGCAGCGCGCTGA
- a CDS encoding multidrug effflux MFS transporter gives MSSAISLRLVFILGLLSAIGPFAIDMYLPALPQIGASLQAPVGAVQASLTAFFLALGVGQPLFGTLADMWGRKKPLYLGLAIFVLASIGCALAQDIHTLVVLRFIQGLGAAAGMAIPRAVVRDLHTGHEAARMMSLLMLVFSVSPILAPLAGSGVIAVGGWRMVFWVVAVAALIGMVAMARGLPETRAASSGVDSSLGGVLKAYGLLLRDWHYLGLVFIGACAMAGFFVYLAGSPFVLINHYGLSTTQYSLAFAFNAIAFIGAAQFTGMLGKRFGLVPVVKLAATASGVVMCCLLAYYLMGGDQLAVLIGLYFVASGLMGLVIPTTSVLALEAHGQIAGTASALLGTLQMLTGAVAMQVVGVFSSGKPLPMVVGMATGALCGVLLTWITLGGQRGAKV, from the coding sequence ATGTCTTCAGCCATCTCCTTGCGCCTGGTCTTTATCCTGGGCCTGCTCTCCGCCATCGGCCCTTTTGCCATCGACATGTACCTGCCGGCCTTGCCGCAGATTGGCGCCAGCCTGCAAGCGCCCGTCGGGGCCGTGCAAGCCAGCCTGACGGCGTTCTTCTTGGCGCTGGGCGTGGGCCAGCCGCTGTTTGGCACCTTGGCGGATATGTGGGGCCGCAAGAAGCCGCTCTACCTGGGCCTGGCCATTTTTGTGCTGGCCAGCATCGGCTGCGCGCTGGCGCAAGACATCCACACCCTGGTGGTACTGCGCTTTATCCAGGGCCTGGGCGCGGCAGCCGGCATGGCCATCCCGCGTGCGGTGGTGCGTGATCTGCACACCGGCCACGAGGCCGCCCGCATGATGTCGCTGCTGATGCTGGTCTTCAGCGTCTCGCCCATCCTCGCGCCACTGGCCGGCAGCGGCGTGATTGCGGTCGGCGGCTGGCGCATGGTGTTCTGGGTAGTGGCGGTGGCCGCGCTCATCGGCATGGTGGCCATGGCCCGTGGCCTGCCCGAGACGCGCGCGGCCAGCAGCGGTGTGGACAGCAGCCTGGGCGGCGTGCTCAAGGCCTATGGTCTGCTGCTGCGCGACTGGCACTATCTGGGCCTGGTGTTTATCGGCGCTTGCGCGATGGCGGGCTTTTTTGTCTACCTCGCTGGCTCGCCCTTTGTGCTGATCAACCACTATGGCCTCAGCACCACGCAGTACAGCCTGGCCTTTGCGTTCAATGCGATTGCCTTTATTGGGGCTGCGCAGTTCACCGGCATGCTGGGCAAGCGCTTTGGCCTGGTGCCCGTCGTCAAGCTGGCTGCCACCGCCAGCGGTGTGGTGATGTGCTGCCTGCTGGCCTACTACCTGATGGGCGGCGACCAACTCGCCGTATTGATTGGCCTGTACTTTGTCGCCAGCGGCTTGATGGGCCTGGTGATCCCCACCACCTCGGTGCTGGCGCTGGAGGCGCATGGCCAGATTGCAGGCACCGCCTCGGCCTTGCTGGGCACCTTGCAGATGCTGACCGGCGCGGTCGCCATGCAGGTGGTGGGCGTCTTCTCCAGCGGCAAGCCCTTGCCGATGGTGGTGGGCATGGCCACCGGCGCGCTGTGTGGCGTGCTGCTGACCTGGATCACCTTGGGCGGCCAACGCGGCGCAAAGGTCTGA
- a CDS encoding intradiol ring-cleavage dioxygenase, whose amino-acid sequence MLRHLAQAAWAVPALSLGACSSITKAPAASAAIGNAHWATGGTAAISAAVRASNPFAATAAASPCTLSCEATIGPCHTTSPERIDISDGWDGLPMHLQLRLLDLQCQPIAGVLVEIWHTNYTGGYSGEIVPMCNNNAADTERQFFRGWQRSDAQGIVRFDSCYPGWYASRANHIHIRILQGAYDASDAASSWLTTQLLFPDALNSAVFAQAPHYQDKGQPDTTLDSDNVVGEEPDKSAYLWDVQNIAGVLLASKTLVLRNSLDDALCQVKGRMPPGPPPGMQGGPGGPGGPGRPPPGFKPGGARPPLPPGVQAPQS is encoded by the coding sequence ATGCTGCGCCATCTTGCGCAAGCGGCCTGGGCTGTTCCCGCCCTCAGCCTGGGCGCCTGCAGCAGCATCACCAAGGCGCCGGCCGCCAGCGCGGCCATTGGCAATGCGCACTGGGCGACAGGCGGCACGGCGGCCATCAGCGCGGCGGTGCGCGCCAGCAATCCCTTTGCCGCCACGGCCGCTGCCAGCCCATGCACCCTCAGCTGCGAAGCGACGATCGGCCCCTGCCACACCACCTCGCCCGAACGGATCGATATCAGCGATGGCTGGGATGGTTTGCCGATGCACCTGCAGCTGCGCTTGCTCGATCTGCAGTGCCAGCCCATTGCCGGCGTCCTCGTAGAGATATGGCACACCAACTACACGGGCGGCTACTCGGGCGAGATCGTCCCGATGTGCAACAACAACGCGGCCGATACCGAGCGCCAGTTCTTTCGCGGCTGGCAGCGCAGCGATGCGCAGGGCATTGTGCGTTTTGACAGCTGCTACCCCGGCTGGTACGCCAGCCGCGCCAACCATATCCACATCCGCATTCTGCAAGGCGCCTACGACGCCAGCGATGCGGCCAGCAGCTGGCTGACCACGCAGCTCTTATTTCCCGACGCGCTCAACAGCGCGGTCTTTGCGCAAGCGCCGCACTACCAGGACAAGGGCCAGCCCGACACCACGTTGGACAGCGACAACGTCGTCGGCGAAGAGCCGGACAAGAGCGCCTATCTCTGGGATGTGCAGAACATTGCTGGCGTGCTGCTGGCCAGCAAGACCCTGGTGCTGCGCAACAGCCTGGACGATGCGCTGTGCCAGGTCAAAGGCAGGATGCCGCCCGGCCCACCGCCGGGCATGCAGGGCGGCCCTGGCGGACCCGGTGGCCCAGGCCGACCACCGCCTGGTTTCAAACCTGGCGGCGCACGCCCGCCGCTGCCGCCGGGCGTGCAGGCCCCTCAAAGCTGA